The Calothrix sp. PCC 7507 DNA segment CTGGTGTTTACCCTAATTTATTCTTATACTGCCTACCGCTCTCGCATGGCAGCAGTGATTCTGATTCCGTTGCTGGATATTCTGCAATCGATACCAGTGTTATCTTTCTTACCAGGAGTTGTGCTGGCGCTGATTGCCTTGTTTCCAGGTCAGCGGATTGGTATAGAACTAGCCTCTATCCTCCTAATTTTCACTGGTATGACCTGGAATATGACTTTTAGTTTTTACCAGTCTCTACAAAGTATCCCACGAGAATTGCTAGAAGCCGCGCAGATTTATCGACTCAATCTTTGGCAACGTTTTTGGACGTTGGAGTTACCCGCTGGTGTGATTGGGTTGGTGTGGAACAGTGTGATGTCTGTAGCTGGGGGCTGGTTTTTTTTAATTGCGATTGAATCATTTACTTTAGGGGACAAAGATTTTCGTTTACCTGGGTTAGGTTCTTATTTAGGCACTGCGGCAAGTAAAGGCGACTTTAAAGCTATATTCTGGGGATTGACGGTGTTGATTGGGGTGATTGTTGCCCTTGATTTTTTTGTGTGGCGACCTTTGATTGCTTGGGCAGAAAAATTTAAGTTGGAAATGGTAGAGTCTGAAAATTCACCGCAATCATGGGTATTAGATATTTTAAGACGATCGCCCACTTTGCGAACTATTAGCGATCGCGTTTTTCGTCCATTACAAACAGCAGTTGATCACGGTATGATTCGGGCTTTTCCCGTGCGTCCCTTACCCGTAAACGCCCAAGGAAACCTACACTGGCCTAGTTTCGTGAATTGGATATTTGCTAGTGGCTTCGCCTTGATTGTGCTTTGGGGCACTTGGGAAGCAGTGCTATTACTTAAGAATTTAAGTTGGGATAATTGGCTACAGGTGGTCAAAGGGGCTACATTTACCGCCTTGCGTGTGACTGTTGCCTTGATCTTATCTTTATTGTGGACAGTTCCCGTAGGCGTAGCAATTGGACGCGATCGCCGATTAGCGCAAATATTGCAACCCATAGTGCAAATTGCGGCTTCCGTGCCAGCCACAGCTTTATTTCCCGTGCTATTGTTGGGCTTAACCCGCATTGCTGGCGGGTTGCAAATTGGAGCGATCGCCCTGATGATGTTAGGCACAATGTGGTACCTGCTGTTCAATGTCATCGCTGGTGCCCAATCAATTCCCTCAGACTTAATCGAAGCCGCTTGGGTATATAAACTGTCTCTATTAGAACGCTGGCGCACCTTAATTTTACCAGCTATTTTTCCCTACCTAATTACAGGCATTATCACCGCTGTCGGTGGTGCTTGGAATGCCAGTATTGTCAGTGAATACGTCACATTTCAAGGGAAAGTTATCAGCACCTCTGGACTCGGTTCAACGATTTCCCAAGCCACCGCCTCCGGTAATTTCTCCTTACTCCTAGCTGCAACAATGGTGATGTCTTTATTAGTAGTGCTAACTAACCGTTTGGTTTGGCGGCCATTGTATCGCTTGGCACAGGAAAAATATCAACTGTTGATTTAACAGTTCATTGTTAACTGTTGACTGTTAACTGTTGACTGTTAACTCTCAAAGTCAGTCTAAGATTTTAATGCGAAAACCGCTACAGCCTTAATACAGTTCAGTTGAGCCTAAAACCCTGATGTAGAGACGGCGATTTATCGCGTCTTGAAAGACCAATCATCTACACCAATAGCTTTTAACTGAACCGTATTGGCTACAGCCTGCACGAAACACGGAAACGTAAAAGCAGAAACTGCTACAGCCTACGCAAAACACGAAAACGTGAAGGCGGATGTTACTTCCGGGAAAGCGGAAGCTGCTACAGACTACGCAAAATACGGAAATGTAAAAGCGGATGTTGCTTCCGGGAAAGCGGAAACTGCTACAGACTACGCAAAACACGGAAATGTAAAAGCGGATGTTGCTTCCGGGAAAGCAGAAGCTGCTACAGCCTACGCGAAACACGGAAATGTAAAAGCGGAAGTAATACCAATTCTCTAAAATCCAGCTACAGATAAAGCTGGCAAAATTTTATATTTCTATTTTGCAACGTCAGTGCTTATGCACCACCTGCTCTAAACTAGAGTCATTTAGATTGGTTGACCAAGAACTTGTTCCACGATTTGAGGTTGGATGGATTGCAAATACTCAGTTGCAAGTTCAGGGGGCAAAAACTCGATCAATAGCCAATTTTCTAACCAAAACTCAACCACTTTGAACACACCACGGTCACAAAGCGCAACTTGCCAACCCTCACGCATACCGATTTGCTCAATCTGCTGCTGGCTAGCAGGTACAGAAATCGCGGCATGAGTTGCCACAAAGCTTGGCGAACTGGAAGTTTGGATAACTTTGCTTGGTTCTGTGTCCGAACCGGGAATATACACAGATCCTAAAGGAAACACTTCAATTCCAGTGCCATAATCATCAAATAAAACCACGGCATAACTACCACCGGGATTTGGGAAATCAAAGAGCTTACCGTGACAAATTTCTGCCAGTACGCTTGCAACGCGAAGCGGGTTTTCAGCGGCGATCGAAATGTGATGAATCATCAGAATAACTCCATTAATCAAGTTCAATTTAGAAAGTTAGGCGATCGCTCTAATGAGCGATCGCAAAGCAAATTTACTTCAGGACATCTGCTAGGGTTTAAGGGAAGCAATCATCTCAGGTATAATTGTGTTGAGGATATCAATTAACTTCTGCTGTGATTGTACGAGGGTTTTACAGTTTTCCCATTGGAGTTGCGATTATGTTCCTGGACGAGAGCGAATATGATCAGGTATATGATGGCGATCGCCTAATATTTCGAGCAAAGGGCCATTAACGTCAAATTTAACCATACTGACAGACGCGACCAAAATATTCACCCGATAGCGATAGCGTCCCAAATCAATTCCCAGTAAACTGCAAAGCATAATCCGAATCGTGGCTTTATGAGAAACCACTAAAACATTACCTTGGGAATGTTTTTCTTGAATTTCAGCAATGACAGGCATAGAACGGTTAGCAATATCTACCGCAGTTTCTCCACCTAGTGGTGCATTCCAAGCGGGTTCTGTCAACCATTTCAAATAGTTTTGGGCGTAATTCTCTTGAGCAAATGATTTACTCTTACTCTCCCATTCGCCGTAACTACCTTCTCTCAGTCCTTCACGCAACTGCATATCCATACCAATAGCATCACAAAATGGCTTGGCAGTTGCAATTGCGCGCTTCATTGGGCTAACATAAACAGCCTCCCACTTCAATTTTTGATAAACTTCGGCAAAACTCTCTGCCATCTGCATCCCTTCGGATGTCAACTCCGCATCAGTTTCACCGCAGAAATTACCACTTTGACTAAAAGTAGTTTCTCCATGTCGCAGTAAATATAAATTGAGTGTCATAGCTTCTATCGCGATTGAGAATCAAGGAGTTTGTGCAAAAATAAACTACCATCAATCTCGCAATCGAGTCTGTGACACCCGGACAAAGTAATCAACCACAAAAGTCAATCAACCATAAACTTTTGAAATCGAAGGTAAAAAACTACATCTCTCAAATTAGATGAGGTTTAAGTAGTTTTGAGTAGGTTTAACAAAGCAGTCTTGGTATCCTGCACCTTTTGCGTTATTAGTAATCAAGGGTCAAAAGTCAAAAGTCAAGGGTCAAAAGTCAAGAGTTGTTACTCATTACCCCAATCCCCAATCCCCAATCCCCAGTCCCCAATCCCCAATCCCCACCAAATGGCTCGCACTCCCACATTAACTTTTAATCGTGGCACTTTAATTTTACATCCACCACCGCGCGGTAAAGCCTGGATGGACTATGCCACATGGGACGATCGCGTGGAAAAATTCCGCATCCCGGCGATTAGATACCGCTCTTTGGTGGAAGCCCTACAAGCAGAAGAGATTAACTTTATTGATGAGGCGAAGGAATTTTATGCAGTTGATTTAATTCCCAGTTTGGAAATGACACCCTATCCCCATCAGAGTGAGGCTTTAGCAGCTTGGAAACTGGCAGGAAGACAGGGGGTTGTGGTGCTGCCTACCGCAGCGGGAAAGACTTATTTGGCGCAAATGGCGATGCAAGCCACACCGCGCACGACGTTGATTGTTGTCCCAACTTTAGACTTGATGCATCAGTGGTATGCACATCTAGTAGCGGCGTTTCCTGATGCTGATGTGGGGTTGTTGGGGGGTGGTTCACGGGATAGAACGGCTATTTTAGTCGCAACTTATGATAGCGCAGCCATTCATGCAGAAAGCTTGGGTAATCTCTATGCTTTACTAATTTTTGACGAATGTCACCACTTACCAACTGATTTTAGTCGGGTGATTGCCGAATATGCGATCGCTCCCTATCGGCTAGGACTCTCAGCCACACCAGAACGCACCGATGGAAAACACGCTGATTTAGATATCCTCATTGGTAGAGAAGTCTACCGCAAACGTGCTGAAGATTTGGCGGGACAAGCTTTAGCTAACCATGAAATTGTGCAAATGAAGGTGAAACTGTCACAAAATGAGCGAGAAAGATACAACGAGTTAATTCAACTCCGCAATGACTTTTTAAAGCAATCCCGGATTTCTTTAGGGAGTATTCAAGGTTGGCAAATGTTCGTGCAAATGAGCGCGCGATCGCAAGTTGGACGCAGAGCCATGTTAGCACACCGCGAAGCCAAAGAAATCGCTTTAGGAACTGATGGTAAACTGCGAATTCTCGCTAATTTATTAACGAAACATTTTCCAGAACGCATTTTAATTTTTACTGCTGATAATGCTACTGTTTATCGCATTTCCCAAGATTTATTAATTCCCTCAATTACCCATCAAACTCCAGTTAAA contains these protein-coding regions:
- a CDS encoding ABC transporter permease subunit — translated: MTRPLTPANQILGRLNWTWQDGALILLILAFAVIIVKTASQFSGAFHGNLIISTDISALPGYTAQTLLRMGIAYFLSLVFTLIYSYTAYRSRMAAVILIPLLDILQSIPVLSFLPGVVLALIALFPGQRIGIELASILLIFTGMTWNMTFSFYQSLQSIPRELLEAAQIYRLNLWQRFWTLELPAGVIGLVWNSVMSVAGGWFFLIAIESFTLGDKDFRLPGLGSYLGTAASKGDFKAIFWGLTVLIGVIVALDFFVWRPLIAWAEKFKLEMVESENSPQSWVLDILRRSPTLRTISDRVFRPLQTAVDHGMIRAFPVRPLPVNAQGNLHWPSFVNWIFASGFALIVLWGTWEAVLLLKNLSWDNWLQVVKGATFTALRVTVALILSLLWTVPVGVAIGRDRRLAQILQPIVQIAASVPATALFPVLLLGLTRIAGGLQIGAIALMMLGTMWYLLFNVIAGAQSIPSDLIEAAWVYKLSLLERWRTLILPAIFPYLITGIITAVGGAWNASIVSEYVTFQGKVISTSGLGSTISQATASGNFSLLLAATMVMSLLVVLTNRLVWRPLYRLAQEKYQLLI
- a CDS encoding histidine phosphatase family protein; this encodes MTLNLYLLRHGETTFSQSGNFCGETDAELTSEGMQMAESFAEVYQKLKWEAVYVSPMKRAIATAKPFCDAIGMDMQLREGLREGSYGEWESKSKSFAQENYAQNYLKWLTEPAWNAPLGGETAVDIANRSMPVIAEIQEKHSQGNVLVVSHKATIRIMLCSLLGIDLGRYRYRVNILVASVSMVKFDVNGPLLEILGDRHHIPDHIRSRPGT
- a CDS encoding DEAD/DEAH box helicase family protein; translation: MARTPTLTFNRGTLILHPPPRGKAWMDYATWDDRVEKFRIPAIRYRSLVEALQAEEINFIDEAKEFYAVDLIPSLEMTPYPHQSEALAAWKLAGRQGVVVLPTAAGKTYLAQMAMQATPRTTLIVVPTLDLMHQWYAHLVAAFPDADVGLLGGGSRDRTAILVATYDSAAIHAESLGNLYALLIFDECHHLPTDFSRVIAEYAIAPYRLGLSATPERTDGKHADLDILIGREVYRKRAEDLAGQALANHEIVQMKVKLSQNERERYNELIQLRNDFLKQSRISLGSIQGWQMFVQMSARSQVGRRAMLAHREAKEIALGTDGKLRILANLLTKHFPERILIFTADNATVYRISQDLLIPSITHQTPVKERHEILTKFREGEYNTLIASHVLNEGVDVPAASIAIILSGTGSTREYIQRLGRVLRKGNTENKQAILYEVVAEDTSEEGTSARRRGEHRSGGDKPKKGNLQVVQPIYGVEKEKTYKAAEQIEINYSTDKKNVTDRFTDAPPQRGGNHPEEIED